Part of the Piliocolobus tephrosceles isolate RC106 unplaced genomic scaffold, ASM277652v3 unscaffolded_7081, whole genome shotgun sequence genome is shown below.
AACAACACGGCCATCCAGGAACTCTTCAAGCGTGTCTCAGAGCAGTTTCCAGCGATGTTCCGGCGCAAGGCCTTCCTCCATTGGTATACCGGCGAGGGGATGGATGAGACGGAATTTACCGAGGCGGAGAGCAACATGAACGACCTGGTTTCTGAGTATCAGCAGTACCAGGATGCCACGGCCGAGGAGGAGGAGTTTGAGGAA
Proteins encoded:
- the LOC111532736 gene encoding tubulin beta-8 chain-like, encoding TAIQELFKRVSEQFPAMFRRKAFLHWYTGEGMDETEFTEAESNMNDLVSEYQQYQDATAEEEEFEEYAEEEEEEA